A region from the Kineothrix sp. IPX-CK genome encodes:
- a CDS encoding LacI family DNA-binding transcriptional regulator, translating to MWKRAEKQCGRGECSMVTRKDIAQRAGVSVSVVSRALNNSGYVEEEKKRKILMIAEQMGYHPNPVAMSLMTQRTKQILFYCRELENAFNIEVYEGMLEVAKKHDYMVVVHGKLDFKSVRSIMVDGLILPSEKITDVYLKGAGKNYNLPVVSASYGDSISFVKSVPIVECDLWEGTRMVLQYLWDRGHRKIAMIMPYELENANARTCAYKEFMQYELREKMREYYFGISKRGLINDERVMNFMEEKIQDNITIPEDFFGKGMLAAEIFRERKCDATAALCFNDDMALGFYRGLKKLGYGIPEDVSIVGIDGIYARKYADLFLTSLKLNPRMQGARCMEVLLDVLQGKKVKYVTRIPLCVEEGESVRTIER from the coding sequence ATGTGGAAGCGAGCAGAAAAACAGTGCGGCAGAGGAGAATGCAGCATGGTAACGAGAAAAGATATTGCACAGCGTGCAGGCGTATCAGTGTCCGTTGTTTCGAGGGCACTCAATAACAGCGGATATGTAGAAGAAGAAAAGAAAAGAAAGATTCTGATGATCGCAGAACAGATGGGATATCATCCGAATCCGGTAGCCATGTCATTAATGACACAGAGGACAAAACAGATTCTTTTCTATTGCAGGGAATTAGAAAACGCATTCAATATCGAAGTATATGAGGGAATGCTGGAGGTGGCGAAGAAGCATGATTACATGGTGGTGGTGCATGGCAAGCTTGATTTTAAAAGTGTGCGGAGCATTATGGTAGACGGGCTGATCCTCCCAAGCGAAAAGATAACGGATGTTTATTTGAAAGGAGCCGGAAAGAATTATAATCTGCCGGTAGTCAGTGCGTCCTATGGAGATTCCATTTCTTTTGTAAAATCCGTGCCGATAGTGGAATGTGATCTGTGGGAGGGAACGAGGATGGTACTGCAGTACTTGTGGGACAGAGGGCACCGTAAGATTGCGATGATTATGCCCTATGAACTGGAGAATGCCAATGCGCGGACTTGTGCCTACAAGGAATTTATGCAGTATGAGCTGAGAGAGAAGATGAGGGAATATTACTTTGGAATCAGCAAGAGAGGTCTTATCAATGACGAACGTGTAATGAATTTCATGGAAGAGAAGATTCAGGATAACATTACAATACCGGAAGACTTTTTTGGAAAGGGTATGCTGGCGGCAGAGATTTTCCGGGAAAGAAAATGTGATGCTACTGCGGCGCTCTGCTTTAATGATGATATGGCACTTGGTTTTTACAGAGGGCTTAAGAAGCTGGGATATGGAATTCCCGAAGATGTATCCATCGTAGGCATTGATGGAATATATGCCAGGAAATATGCGGATCTTTTTCTGACCTCGCTGAAGTTAAACCCTAGAATGCAGGGAGCCAGATGTATGGAAGTGCTATTGGATGTCCTTCAAGGGAAAAAAGTAAAATACGTGACAAGGATTCCGCTTTGTGTTGAAGAAGGGGAAAGCGTTAGAACGATAGAAAGATGA
- a CDS encoding extracellular solute-binding protein, protein MKKITVKKLIAMTLSVALSASMLAGCGGSQSAESTASGTTSKEEGAAIAEAVEADPSSVSGHIEVGGWPSGDDGFEAAMAGFNEIYPNIEVELVFTDTTAHHQALQTALTAGSGAPDVAMVEGAYISQYRDSSALCDLNTLGAADLKNDFVEFKWDQATSSDGRKLVAIPWDLGPTLYYYRTDVFAECGLPTDPDEVAELMSTWEGVLQVAEAVSIPGERWLLPSAAYPYQWMFINRDYYDEKLNLNLEREGDLECLQACLDIRNNGWDMNVDMWSAEAYAAYSAGTCVSVAAGSWFSGFLKTDIDPDGAGHWGAASLPGGLPSTNWGGSFLVIPEQSQNKEAAWAFIKYMLATTEGQNAMFKAVDYFPAYTPAWDAAPELYTKGDDYFGGQAPNALAAQIAAEVPVVNNTIMDTTAEGYLYSSFNAGAEAGETPEQIRERLGKDITAACAELKEQQIQTLKDAGAWEE, encoded by the coding sequence ATGAAAAAGATAACGGTAAAAAAACTGATAGCCATGACGCTGAGTGTTGCTCTGTCGGCTTCTATGCTGGCGGGATGCGGAGGCAGCCAGAGCGCGGAAAGTACCGCGTCCGGTACTACAAGCAAAGAAGAGGGAGCGGCCATTGCGGAAGCGGTGGAGGCGGATCCGTCTTCTGTCTCAGGACATATCGAAGTAGGCGGCTGGCCCTCCGGCGACGATGGATTTGAAGCAGCGATGGCCGGCTTTAACGAGATATATCCGAATATTGAAGTGGAATTAGTATTTACAGATACGACTGCGCACCACCAGGCATTGCAGACAGCGCTGACCGCAGGGAGCGGGGCGCCCGATGTGGCAATGGTGGAAGGCGCCTACATTTCCCAGTACAGGGACAGCAGCGCATTGTGTGATCTGAACACGCTGGGTGCAGCAGATTTAAAAAATGATTTTGTTGAATTCAAATGGGATCAGGCAACGTCCTCGGACGGACGGAAACTGGTAGCGATACCATGGGATCTGGGGCCCACATTATACTATTATCGCACTGATGTTTTTGCCGAATGCGGACTGCCCACTGATCCGGATGAGGTTGCCGAACTGATGAGCACATGGGAAGGTGTACTGCAGGTCGCAGAGGCGGTTTCCATACCTGGTGAGAGATGGCTCCTGCCTTCTGCAGCCTATCCGTACCAGTGGATGTTCATCAATCGCGACTATTACGATGAAAAGCTGAATCTGAATCTGGAAAGAGAAGGAGATCTGGAATGTCTGCAGGCATGTCTTGACATCCGTAATAACGGCTGGGATATGAATGTGGATATGTGGAGCGCTGAGGCCTATGCAGCATATTCGGCCGGCACCTGCGTATCGGTAGCAGCCGGTTCCTGGTTCTCCGGTTTCTTAAAAACGGATATTGACCCGGACGGTGCCGGACACTGGGGCGCTGCCTCTCTTCCGGGAGGTCTGCCGTCTACTAACTGGGGAGGCTCTTTCCTTGTCATTCCGGAGCAGTCACAGAATAAGGAAGCAGCATGGGCCTTCATCAAATATATGCTGGCAACCACAGAAGGACAGAATGCAATGTTCAAGGCCGTTGATTATTTCCCGGCTTATACGCCTGCCTGGGATGCAGCTCCTGAGCTGTATACCAAAGGGGATGATTATTTCGGAGGGCAGGCACCGAATGCGCTTGCAGCCCAAATTGCGGCAGAAGTACCGGTTGTGAACAATACGATCATGGATACGACGGCGGAAGGATATCTGTACAGTTCCTTCAATGCCGGAGCCGAAGCGGGAGAGACGCCGGAGCAGATCAGGGAACGTCTCGGCAAGGACATCACGGCAGCTTGCGCAGAATTGAAGGAACAGCAGATACAGACGCTGAAGGATGCCGGAGCCTGGGAAGAATAA